TTTCCATGAATATCAAGCGCTTAATGGATCTTGGCTGCTATCGTGGAATCCGCCATCGTCGTGGTCTACCCCTTCGTGGTCAACGCACCCGGACAAATGCCCGCACCCGTAAAGGCCCGCGTCGTATGGTGCGTAAATAATTCAACGCGATTTAACGTGGTGATACAGAATTTATTTTTTTAACATTGTTTGATTAACACAGGTTATCGGAATGGCAAGTCCTCGCACTCGCAAGAAAGTTAAAAAGAACGTAGTTGACGGTATCGCGCATGTACATGCGACCTTTAACAATACGATTGTCACTATTACCGACCGTCAGGGTAATGCGCTTGCATGGGCAACCGCCGGCGGTTCCGGCTTCCGCGGGTCTCGTAAGAGCACCCCGTTTGCCGCACAGGTTGCTGCTGAGCGTGTGGCTGTGGTGGTGAAAGAAATGGGCATGAAAAATCTTGACGTCTGCGTGAAAGGCCCTGGGCCTGGTCGTGAATCGGCAATCCGCGCCCTGAATTCCAATGGTTTTAACATCACCAGTATTACTGATGTGACGCCAATTCCGCACAATGGTTGTCGTCCGCCAAAACGTCGCCGCGTTTAAGTTTGGAGTATTAAGAATGGCTAGATACATAGGTCCAAAGTGTCGTCAGTGTCGTCGTGAAGGCGAGAAGCTTTTCCTCAAGGGTGAGAAGTGTTTCGGTGGCAAATGTGCAATGGAAAATCGTGCGTTCCCACCTGGGCAGCACGGCCAGCGTCGTACCCGTACTTCAGATTATGCAACGCAGCTGCGTGAAAAACAGAAAATGCGTCGTACTTACGGCATTTTAGAGAAACAGTTCCGTCTGTATTATCAGCAAGCTGATGGCAGCAAGGGTGCAACGGGCGAAAACCTGCTGCAGGCACTTGAGTCCCGTCTGGATACTGTGGTGTATCGAATGGGTTTTGCAGCTTCGCGTAGTGAAGCCCGTCAATTGGTGCGTCATAAGGCCATTGTCGTTAATGGTACTACGGTGACTATTCCTTCTTACCAGGTAAATCCTGCGGATGAGGTTGCGGTGCGTGAAAGTAGTCGCAATCAGTTGCGTATCCAATCTGCCCTGGATATGGCAAGCCAGCGCGGTTTTGCTGACTGGATTGATGTCGATGCCAAGAAATTTACCGGTGTGTTTAAGGCGCGTCCGGAACGTTCTGAATTGTCGTCTGACATCAATGAGCATTTGATCGTCGAGCTGTACTCTAAGTAAAGTAAGGTACGACTCGTACACGCTCAGCCAAGGCTGATACCCGCTATTTACATGGTACGTTGCATGGGAAATATGAAAAGCGGGTTTTGTTTTAATGTAATAAGACATCATTGCTGTTAAAAGCAGAGAGGGAAATCCATGCAGGATTTAGCGTCTGAATTTTTGAAGCCAAGTATCGTTAATGTACAAGTGTTTAATGCTCGTCATGCCAAGGTCACCTTAGAACCCTTGGAAAGAGGCTTTGGTCATACCTTAGGTAATGCTTTACGACGCATCTTACTGTCTTCTATCTCTGGCTGCGCAGTTGTCGAAGCAGAAATTGAAGGCGTGTTACACGAATACAGCACCATCGAAGGTGTTCAGGAAGACGTCATCGACATCTTGTTGAACCTAAAGGGCCTGGCTTTCCGCATGCATGCTCGTGACCAGGCTACCCTTACGTTAGACAAGAAGGGTCCGGGTCCCGTGACCGGCGCTGACATTACTCTGGATCACGATGTTGAGCTGGTAAACCCTGATCATGTCATCGCCAATCTGACGAAAAGCGGTTCGCTGAAAATGACCCTGAAAATAGCGACCGGTCGTGGCTATGAGCCATCAACAGCACGCAGTAACGACGACCAGGACCGCGCGATTGGCAGTCTGCGATTAGACGCGTCTTTCAGTCCTGTAGAGCGTGTCGCCTACACAGTCGAAAAGGCGCGTGTGGAACAGCGTACTGATCTGGATCGTTTGATTATCGAACTGGAAACCGACGGCACCCTGGATCCCGAAGCTGTGGTACGCATTGCCGCCACTATTTTGCAGGATCAGTTGTCGACGTTTGTTGATTTGCAGAGTCGTGAAGAAGCGACTTCCGCTACGGATGAGCCAGAAGTGGATCCCATCCTGCTGCGCCCGGTTGATGATCTTGAATTGACGGTACGTTCCGCTAATTGCCTGAAGGCGGAACAGATTTATTACATCGGCGATCTGATTCAGTGCACGGAAGTTGAATTGCTGAAGACGCCAAATCTGGGCAGAAAGTCGCTCACAGAAATCAAGAGCATTCTGGCGACCAAGGGTCTGTCCCTGGGTATGCGGCTGGAAAATTGGCCGCCTGCCAGCCTGAAAGAACAGCGCGAAAGTGCCTAACGGCGTAATTTGTTAAATCGCTATCAGCTTAGAATAGTATTCGTTTAAAGGAACATCCCAATGCGTCATCGTCAATCTGGCCGACAATTAAATCGCAACAGCAGCCACCGTAAGGCTATGTTTCGTAATATGGCTTCATCGCTGTTTGAGCATGAAGTGATTAAAACAACGCTGCCCAAGGCCAAAGAGCTGCGTCGTGTCATCGAGCCATTGATTACTCGTGCCAAAGATGACTCGGTAGCCAATCGTCGTATCGTGTTTGATCGTATTCGTAACCGCGATATGGTGACCAAGCTGTTCAATGATCTGGGGCCGCGTTATCAGGAACGCCCCGGTGGCTACATGCGCATTTTGAAGTGTGGTTTCCGTGCTGGCGATAATGCACCCATGGCCATCGTCGAGCTGGTCGATCGTCCTGTCACAGAGGTGGATGTTGAAAATACAGCCGAGACTCTGACGGAAGAATAGGCCTGATCCTCCGAGATCGAAGCACATAAAGACCGGGTTCTTCCCGGTTTTTTTGTGCCCGAATGTTGTGTAGGGGATCTCTCATGTCCCTTTTCGCCAGCGGCTAAATACTTTTCTTATTGCTGAAATATACCCGTTTATAATATGTCGATAGAAAATTTTAATGAATAAATCGGGCTGATAGTTCTTTGAACATATTAGCATTACCTGATAAGGTTTCACGGTTATTCATTCTGACGAAGTGTTGCGCTCGTTCTACTTTTAATTCTCAAGGGGAAGGCAATGATTTTCGAGGGTTTTGTTGAGGCAGAATCATTTTTTCTGTGGGCCATATTCGCCATTGCGATCGTATTGGGCGCGGTAGCGAATAAAACCAATTTTTGCACCATGGGTGCCGTATCCGACTGGGTCAATATGGGCGATCTCGGCCGGATCCGTGCATGGCTGCTGGCTATCGCGGTCGCCATGCTGGGCGTCGTGGTCCTCGAGAGTTTCGGCCTGGTCAATGCGAATGCCGCATTTCCCCCTTATCGCGCCGCTCAACTGATCTGGGCGGAAAACATTCTGGGCGGCATTCTATTCGGTATCGGAATGACGCTCGCCAGTGGCTGCGGCAACAAAACGCTGGTGCGTATCGGTGGTGGTAACCTGAAATCGATTGTTGTGCTGGCCGTCATTGCCGTCATCGCCTATTTTATGACCAATCCCTTCCCCGACTCTGATCAGACCCTGTTTGGCATGCTGTTTTATGACTGGATCAGACCGCTGGCGATTACTGCCCCGGCTGGCCAGGATCTTGGTGCCCTCCTGAATCCTACTAACGCCCTGATGACCCGCTTGGTCATTGGTTGCGTGCTGGTGGTCGCTTTCCTGGTCTTCATCTTTAAATCCGCCGATTTTCGTTCCAGTCGGGACAATATCCTGGGCGGACTGATTGTTGGTTTATGTGTATTGGGTGGCTGGTACGTCAGTAGTAACGTCGCTGTTGAGGTAGATGAGCAAGCCTATTCGCTCACTACTTACTACAATGAATGGCCCATGCTCGCTGATTCTGACGAGGGCAAACCGGCTCAGGGGCGCCCTCTCAGCCCGCAATCTTATACCTTCATCAACCCTATGGGGCAGACCTTTGGTTATATAACCAAAGGCCTGGATCGCTCGTTACTGACCTTTGGTATCGTCGCCTTGCTGGGTGTGATCGCAGGCTCGTTTTTGTGGGCACTGGTCAGTAAAAGCTTCCGATTTGAATGGTTTGTCTCGATAAAGGATTTTTCGACCCACATAATAGGTGCAGTGTTGATGGGCTTTGGGGGCGTGCTCGCTCTCGGCTGCACGATCGGCCAGGGCATTACCGGTGTGTCGACGCTGGCGGTGGGTTCATTCCTGGCATTAATCGCCATTGTGTTTGGTAGTGCTATTACCATGAAGGTCCAGTACTACAAGCTGGTGTATGAAGCAGAGGCCAGCTTTCTTAAGGCCCTGGTCGCCGGTCTGGCGGACATGAAGTTGTTACCCAACAGCTGGCGCAAGCTCGACGCGGTATAAATAACACGGTATATGCCATCAGCCCTGCCCGTGAATAATCGGCTGGAAATTTACGGGCAAGGCGACGGTTTATGTTGTTATTCCCCGTCATTTCTGTATGATTTGCATTCCTTTTTTTAGGGCCGTTAGCTCAGTTGGTAGAGCACCGGACTTTTAATCCGATGGTCCCGCGTTCGAGTCGCGGACGGCCCACCATTTTCAGCGATTGCCTGCACTGGTGGTTGTGAGTTTAGTGCAGAATGGCCTGCCAAGGCTGGCCACATTGGCCACATAGAGAACCAGTCCTCCAAAACGGCTCACCGTTAGCTCACAACGGTAGGCAAACCGGCTGGCAGCGAGTCTACCTATTTTATGTCCGAGTTCCTGCAAGAAGTAGAACGTCGTAGGGCATTTGCCATTATCTCTCACCCCGATGCGGGTAAAACCACGCTCACCGAAAAATTGCTGCTGTTTGGGCGCGCGATTCAGCTTGCCGGAACGGTTAAGGGTCGTAAGGCCGCACGCCATGCAACCTCCGACTGGATGGCCCTGGAGCAGCAGCGAGGTATCTCGGTTACCACCTCCATCATGCAGTTCCCTTACCAGGACCACATCATCAACCTGCTGGACACGCCGGGGCATGAGGACTTCTCGGAAGACACCTATCGTACCCTCACGGCCGCCGATTCTGCACTGATGGTGATTGACTGTGCCAAGGGTGTTGAGCAACGGACGGTTAAGCTGATGGAGGTCTGTCGCCTGCGCGATACGCCCATCATCAGTTTCATTAACAAACTCGACCGCGAGGGTCGTAATCCGCTGGATCTGCTGGACGAAGTGGAGGATGTGCTGGGCATCCAGTGCGCCCCCATGACCTGGCCTATTGGCATGGGCAAGCGTTTCAAGGGTGTGTTCGATCTCTACAGTGACACGATCCATCTTTATAGCCCCACGCACGGCGGCAAGATTCAGGAAGGCGAGGTGATTGCCGGGCTCGATAACCCGCGTCTCGATGAGTTGTTTGGAAGCCTGGCGGCAGAGTTGCGTGAAGAGGTGGGACTGGTGCGCGGTGCCAGCCACGAATTTGATCTTGATGCCTTTCTCGCCGGAAAACTCACCCCGGTCTATTTCGGTTCGGCCATCAACAATTTCGGTGTGCGCGAATTACTCAATGCGCTGGTCAAATATGCGCCATCCCCTCCACCCCGCCAAACCCTGACCCGAGTGGTGGATGCCAAAGAGACAAGTTTCACGGGCTTTGTATTTAAGATTCAGGCCAATATGGATCCGAAACATCGTGATCGCATCGCCTTTCTGCGCATTTGCTCCGGCGTGTATCGCAAAGGCATGAAGGTCAGGCATGTGCGCCTTGGTCGCGAGGTAAAAATTCCCACCGCGATTACCTTTATGGCCGCGGATCGTGAGCATGTGGAAGACGCCTATTCGGGTGACATTATCGGACTGCATAATCATGGCACGATTCAGATTGGTGATACCTTCACCGAGGGGGAAGAGCTTAAATTTACCGGCATTCCCCATTTTGCCCCAGAACTGTTTCGCCGAGCGCGGCTTAAAGATCCGTTGCGTATGAAGGCGCTGCAAAAAGGGTTGCTGGAATTATGCGAAGAGGGCGCGTCGCAATTATTTCGGCCGTTGAACAATAACGACCTCATCGTCGGCGCGGTGGGTGTGCTGCAGTTTGACGTGGTGGCTCATCGGCTGAAGCACGAATATAACGTTGAGTGCCTGTTTGAAAACGTGAATGTCGCCACCGCCCGCTGGGTGGAGTGTGCCGACGAAAAGATGCTGAATGACTTTAAACGCAAGGCGGCCGATAATCTGGCCCTGGACGGCGACGACAACCTTACCTACATCGCGCCCACCCGCGTGAACCTTGAACTGACCATGGAGCGCTGGCCGGATATCAGTTTCCATTCGACGCGGGAACACTGAAAACCTGATGGTTTTTATGGCAGGGCTACGGTGTATCCCGCACTAATCTGACATACGCGGCTGTA
The DNA window shown above is from Gammaproteobacteria bacterium and carries:
- the rpsK gene encoding 30S ribosomal protein S11, which gives rise to MASPRTRKKVKKNVVDGIAHVHATFNNTIVTITDRQGNALAWATAGGSGFRGSRKSTPFAAQVAAERVAVVVKEMGMKNLDVCVKGPGPGRESAIRALNSNGFNITSITDVTPIPHNGCRPPKRRRV
- the rpsD gene encoding 30S ribosomal protein S4; translated protein: MARYIGPKCRQCRREGEKLFLKGEKCFGGKCAMENRAFPPGQHGQRRTRTSDYATQLREKQKMRRTYGILEKQFRLYYQQADGSKGATGENLLQALESRLDTVVYRMGFAASRSEARQLVRHKAIVVNGTTVTIPSYQVNPADEVAVRESSRNQLRIQSALDMASQRGFADWIDVDAKKFTGVFKARPERSELSSDINEHLIVELYSK
- the rpoA gene encoding DNA-directed RNA polymerase subunit alpha, whose product is MQDLASEFLKPSIVNVQVFNARHAKVTLEPLERGFGHTLGNALRRILLSSISGCAVVEAEIEGVLHEYSTIEGVQEDVIDILLNLKGLAFRMHARDQATLTLDKKGPGPVTGADITLDHDVELVNPDHVIANLTKSGSLKMTLKIATGRGYEPSTARSNDDQDRAIGSLRLDASFSPVERVAYTVEKARVEQRTDLDRLIIELETDGTLDPEAVVRIAATILQDQLSTFVDLQSREEATSATDEPEVDPILLRPVDDLELTVRSANCLKAEQIYYIGDLIQCTEVELLKTPNLGRKSLTEIKSILATKGLSLGMRLENWPPASLKEQRESA
- the rplQ gene encoding 50S ribosomal protein L17, with amino-acid sequence MRHRQSGRQLNRNSSHRKAMFRNMASSLFEHEVIKTTLPKAKELRRVIEPLITRAKDDSVANRRIVFDRIRNRDMVTKLFNDLGPRYQERPGGYMRILKCGFRAGDNAPMAIVELVDRPVTEVDVENTAETLTEE
- a CDS encoding YeeE/YedE family protein produces the protein MIFEGFVEAESFFLWAIFAIAIVLGAVANKTNFCTMGAVSDWVNMGDLGRIRAWLLAIAVAMLGVVVLESFGLVNANAAFPPYRAAQLIWAENILGGILFGIGMTLASGCGNKTLVRIGGGNLKSIVVLAVIAVIAYFMTNPFPDSDQTLFGMLFYDWIRPLAITAPAGQDLGALLNPTNALMTRLVIGCVLVVAFLVFIFKSADFRSSRDNILGGLIVGLCVLGGWYVSSNVAVEVDEQAYSLTTYYNEWPMLADSDEGKPAQGRPLSPQSYTFINPMGQTFGYITKGLDRSLLTFGIVALLGVIAGSFLWALVSKSFRFEWFVSIKDFSTHIIGAVLMGFGGVLALGCTIGQGITGVSTLAVGSFLALIAIVFGSAITMKVQYYKLVYEAEASFLKALVAGLADMKLLPNSWRKLDAV
- a CDS encoding peptide chain release factor 3 produces the protein MSEFLQEVERRRAFAIISHPDAGKTTLTEKLLLFGRAIQLAGTVKGRKAARHATSDWMALEQQRGISVTTSIMQFPYQDHIINLLDTPGHEDFSEDTYRTLTAADSALMVIDCAKGVEQRTVKLMEVCRLRDTPIISFINKLDREGRNPLDLLDEVEDVLGIQCAPMTWPIGMGKRFKGVFDLYSDTIHLYSPTHGGKIQEGEVIAGLDNPRLDELFGSLAAELREEVGLVRGASHEFDLDAFLAGKLTPVYFGSAINNFGVRELLNALVKYAPSPPPRQTLTRVVDAKETSFTGFVFKIQANMDPKHRDRIAFLRICSGVYRKGMKVRHVRLGREVKIPTAITFMAADREHVEDAYSGDIIGLHNHGTIQIGDTFTEGEELKFTGIPHFAPELFRRARLKDPLRMKALQKGLLELCEEGASQLFRPLNNNDLIVGAVGVLQFDVVAHRLKHEYNVECLFENVNVATARWVECADEKMLNDFKRKAADNLALDGDDNLTYIAPTRVNLELTMERWPDISFHSTREH